One Cryptococcus decagattii chromosome 9, complete sequence DNA window includes the following coding sequences:
- a CDS encoding isocitrate dehydrogenase, NAD-dependent, whose product MLANSIRSSVAGSLRNASAKRISVARTMATLTDEKRLPSKFGGKYTVTLIPGDGIGQEVADSVKEVFDALKVPVQWEQYNVSGETTGGEALFQEAMDSLKRNKVGLKGILYTPVDQSGHNSWNVAMRQQLDIYASVVVCKSLPGLPTRHSNVDFAIIRENTEGEYSGLEHQSFPGVVESLKVSTRAKAERIARFAFDFALKNNRKKVTCVHKANIMKLGDGLFLNTCKRVAEQEYGHTGIKFESMIVDNTAMQLVSKPQQFDVMVMPNLYGAISTNIGSALVGGPGITPGCNFGREYALFEPGCRHVGKDIMGTNKANPIALMLSATMMLRHLGLESQANLIAGATYDLVKEGKVRTADIGGNSTTTDVTKALINKLL is encoded by the exons ATGCTTGCCAACTCTATCAGGTCTTCTGTTGCCGGCTCTCTGAGGAACGCTTCCGCCAAG CGCATCTCTGTCGCCCGAACTATGGCCACTCTTACCGACGAGAAGAGA CTCCCTTCCAAGTTTGGCGGCAAGTACACTGTCACTCTCATTCCCGGTGACGGTATCGGTCAGGAAGTCGCCGACTCTGTCAAGGAGGTCTTCGATGCCCTCAAGGTGCCCGTTCAATGGGAACAATACAATGTCTCTGGTGAGACCACTGGCGGTGAGGCTCTCTTCCAGGAGGCGATGGAcagcttgaagaggaacaaGGTTGGATTGAAGG GTATTCTTTACACCCCTGTCGATCAGAGCGGTCACAACTCTTGGAACGTCGCTATGCGACAACAACTCGACATCTACGCTTCAGTCGTTGTCTGCAAATCTTTGCCTGGATTGCCTACTCGACATTCTAACGTCGACTTTGCTATCATCCGTGAGAACACTGAGGGCGAGTACTCTGGTCTCGAGCACCAGTCTTTCCCCGGTGTTGTTGAGTCTTTGAAGGTCTCCACCAGGGCCAAGGCCGAGCGAATCGCTAGGTTCGCCTTTGACTTTGCTCTTAAGAACAACAGAAAG AAGGTCACATGTGTCCACAAGGCCAACATTATGAAGCTCGGTGACGGTCTTTTCCTTAACACCTGCAAGCGAGTCGCCGAGCAGGAGTATGGCCACACCGGTATCAAGTTTGAGTCTATGATTGTCGACAACACTGCTATGCAGCTTGTCTCTAAGCCTCAACAATTCGATGTTATGGTTATG CCCAACTTGTACGGTGCCATCTCCACAAACATTGGTTCCGCTCTGGTCGGTGGTCCCGGTATCACTCCTGGTTGCAACTTTGGACGG GAATACGCCCTCTTTGAGCCTGGATGCCGACACGTCGGTAAGGACATTATGGGCACCAACAAGGCCAACCCTATCGCTCTCATGCTCTCTGCTACTATGATGCTCCGACACCTCGGTCTCGAGAGCCAGGCTAACCTCATCGCCGGTGCTACTTACGACCTCGTCAAGGAAGGCAAGGTCAGGACTGCGGACATTGGCG GTAACTCTACCACCACTGACGTCACCAAGGCTTTGATCAACAAGCTTCTCTAA